One genomic region from Pseudochaenichthys georgianus chromosome 15, fPseGeo1.2, whole genome shotgun sequence encodes:
- the LOC117459824 gene encoding uncharacterized protein DDB_G0287625-like, producing the protein MYRPVKPGHDMYRPGKPAHGPPPFGPLPRHGPPFRHGGPCRGPPPGHTPPAPCGPFSASTPDNHYLHSRPPRGHFTRPHCSSFSIDRSTVIAVGGSQQIVPPPQPLHIPIPKWNTTPVEHPPDSSDQAGEEFLRCIATNKPLPDYLKGNMAYNLAEAFKSASVLKEAMKSNPEFPKNTSRSRSRSRTRGKSRAKSRARSKSRSLDRSGRSKSRARGKSRPRSKSRARSKSRARSKSRVRNRSRSHSRGKTSHVRSKSRVRRSKSRSSSAERRHGKDKKRKRSTSPSFGSSVDISHNLTENSLLKGLRLVMNSKELEERMPTLKDAILTIQGSDGSRKVERVHEELKHQQHESNNNSSSLENDSMLLPHDRVGSDFSWLQAESQQESTVVNAEELEDEESFLYGNEDTGEKQTNKSSTTLFAAYKPQGMDSSGSQQNKPIFSSFGDMLDLKQTLQMTSSSVASASLDSSECEKIKNILKSLDTVDVGKIMGKMQGQKVEKQRSPAPSSSERTAAALALPELSNPNVRKALQSLQSLIKATKEKREQNDGSGTSQTSSDNHKARDNEEGKNDKHARMKKMESLMNELEGLLKQDGLSFLSPVIGFYCQKCEEFIGDLSSAETHAAIHRHGNSGSHKVRMDRNAEDSKGPSHHLSSSSAHPQPSERRDHRGSEYRESAEHKSHRAHQQDPQRDWRDDRDQRSKNHNEGGSHGDAMGNMSLKQEMRKERLLITVSRGQTPPPKGRAKKEVNKEQNIGSLNKVKVEDTDGKGNQSNSSGEKKSLVKYESSGSSDNDKGKTQKDRSPKKKKKKKKDKKKKKEKS; encoded by the exons CCCCACTGTAGCAGCTTCTCCATAGACCGTAGTACAGTGATTGCTGTGGGAGGCAGCCAGCAGATCGTCCCTCCTCCACAACCACTGCATATTCCCATCCCAAAGTGGAATACAACTCCGGTTGAACATCCTCCAGACAGCAG TGACCAAGCTGGTGAGGAATTCCTGAGATGCATCGCAACAAACAAGCCTTTGCCAGACTATCTCAAAGGGAACATGGCATACAACCTGGCTGAAGCTTTTAAGTCGGCAAGTGTCCTGAAAGAAGCAATGAAATCAAATCCTGAGTTCCCGAAGAATACATCCAGGAGCAGAAGCCGCAGTCGAACCCGCGGAAAATCTCGAGCCAAGAGCCGTGCAAGAAGCAAAAGCCGATCGCTAGACCGAAGTGGACGCAGCAAAAGTCGTGCTCGGGGCAAGAGTCGGCCAAGAAGCAAGAGCAGGGCAAGAAGCAAAAGCAGGGCGAGAAGCAAAAGCAGGGTCCGCAACAGGAGTCGGAGCCACAGTCGAGGCAAGACGAGTCATGTGCGGAGCAAGAGCCGGGTCAGGAGGTCCAAGTCACGAAGCAGCAGTGCTGAAAGGAGGCATGGAAAAGACAAAAAGAGAAAGAGGAGCACCAGCCCCAGCTTTGGCAGCAGTGTTGACATCAGTCATAATCTGACAGAAAATAGTCTGTTAAAAGGACTGAGGCTGGTCATGAACAGCAAAGAACTGGAGGAGCGGATGCCCACTCTCAAAGATGCCATCCTCACTATTcag GGTTCAGATGGAAGCAGAAAAGTGGAGCGTGTTCATGAAGAGCTCAAACATCAGCAACATGAGAGCAATAATAATTCATCATCATTGGAAAATGACAGTATGCTACTTCCTCATGACAGAGTAGGGAGCGACTTCTCTTGGCTGCAGGCGGAGAGTCAGCAGGAATCCACAGTCGTGAATGCTGAGGAGCTTGAAGACGAAGAGTCGTTCTTGTACGGTAATGaagacactggagaaaaacaaaCCAATAAATCCTCCACCACACTTTTTGCAGCATACAAACCACAGGGAATGGATAGTTCTGGCAGTCAACAGAACAAACCCATTTTCAGTAGCTTTGGGGATATGCTTGATCTCAAGCAAACCCTTCAAATGACTTCCTCGAGCGTAGCCTCTGCCAGTCTGGACAGCAGTGAGTGTGAGAAGATCAAGAACATATTAAAAAGTCTGGACACAGTAGACGTCGGCAAGATCATGGGGAAGATGCAGGGTCAAAAGGTGGAGAAGCAGCGGTCTCCTGCACCTTCCAGTTCAGAGCGGACAGCAGCAGCCTTAGCCCTGCCCGAGCTGAGTAACCCTAATGTACGGAAAGCTCTGCAGTCCCTACAGTCACTGATCAAAG CAACAAAGGAGAAGCGTGAACAAAATGATGGCAGTGGTACATCGCAGACATCCTCTGATAATCACAAG GCACGTGACAATGAGGAAGGGAAGAACGACAAACATGCCCGGATGAAAAAAATGGAATCCTTGATGAATGAGCTGGAAGGATTGTTGAAACAGGATG GATTGAGTTTTCTGTCACCAGTGATTGGGTTTTACTGTCAGAAATGTGAGGAGTTCATTGGGGATTTGAGTAGTGCTGAAACCCATGCAGCCATCCACCGCCATGGGAACTCGGGCAGT CATAAAGTGCGGATGGACAGGAATGCTGAAGACAGCAAGGGACCCTCACACCATTTGAGCAGCAGCTCTGCTCATCCACAACCCTCAGAAAGGAGGGACCACAGGGGCTCTGAATACAGAGAGTCAGCCGAGCACAAGAGTCACAGAGCCCACCAGCAAGACCCCCAGCGAGACTGGAGGGACGACAGGGATCAGAGAAGCAAAAACCACAACGAGGGCGGGAGCCACGGGGACGCCATGGGAAACATGTCCTTGAAACAGGAGATGAGGAAGGAGAGGCTCCTCATCACGGTGTCTCGTGGACAGACCCCTCCTCCTAAAGGGAGGGCCAAAAAGGAGGTGAACAAGGAGCAGAACATCGGGAGTCTTAACAAAGTCAAAGTGGAAGACACTGACGGCAAGGGAAATCAATCCAACAGCAGCGGAGAAAAGAAAAGCCTAGTAAAATATGAAAGCAGCGGCAGTAGTGATAATGACAAAGGTaaaacacagaaagacagatcccctaaaaagaagaagaagaagaagaaggataagaagaaaaagaaggagAAGTCCTAA